The Xenopus tropicalis strain Nigerian unplaced genomic scaffold, UCB_Xtro_10.0 Sca111, whole genome shotgun sequence DNA segment ATACTCTGAGATGCACAGAAATACTCCCCCTCATCCTCCATCTTTGCCTCCTTCAGCTTCAGGGCAGAATTATATATGTCTGATCTATTCAGGCTCCATCTCCCCCCATAGTCCTTTTCCATGGTCTCCTCCTTAGCGTCGCTGGAATAAACCATGAGCTTCAGGCCCTCCCCGGGGTTCTGTTGGTACCAGTACATATTGAGGTGCGTAGACTGGTCTTGGTAACAAGGAATCTCAGCGGGATGGCCCAATGGAACCAATAG contains these protein-coding regions:
- the LOC100493193 gene encoding T cell receptor beta variable 10-3 — translated: MTGWLVLLMGLISAPGLCQGVQVLQKKLLLVPLGHPAEIPCYQDQSTHLNMYWYQQNPGEGLKLMVYSSDAKEETMEKDYGGRWSLNRSDIYNSALKLKEAKMEDEG